In one Campylobacter insulaenigrae NCTC 12927 genomic region, the following are encoded:
- a CDS encoding DUF2920 family protein, with translation MLINKTYFIDSCDDVELNIKRESKLEYRITYDDEKEMKAVVFVIGGYGANANIHFLDSYRKFIAKKFDVVTINVFYHCFCQRKSDVERYSAEMTFLLDDIRKFEKAFKDFEIDFEILDNTINIEKYYQILDKKLTLLKDNKLLETNYKIDLSCTFVPPNNEYQNFGIMAAIDHINALKDILNKYPQFNTLPKIYGGGSYGGYLALMCAKIAPWYVDGVIDNSGAALPPLKYIIGRDLNEGDAILNHDELNSRVYCYVETYWQRKNPNSPYYFADENYLIRALLNQTHLILQAQKNKDIVYISYHSKKDPATPADYKISMVEILKALNYEVDFHLIEEKDIDGKYIKDLEHGCGISDKALFNKELPNMLEKLKGKEFNIRENSISYPCKDKVFTFKDKDDKFVLELN, from the coding sequence GTGTTAATCAATAAAACTTATTTCATAGATTCTTGTGATGATGTAGAACTTAATATAAAAAGAGAAAGTAAACTTGAATATAGAATAACTTATGATGATGAAAAAGAGATGAAAGCTGTGGTATTTGTAATAGGTGGATATGGTGCAAATGCTAATATACATTTTTTAGATAGTTATAGAAAATTTATAGCTAAGAAATTTGATGTCGTGACTATTAATGTATTTTATCATTGTTTTTGTCAAAGAAAAAGTGATGTAGAAAGATATAGTGCTGAGATGACATTTTTGCTAGATGATATTAGAAAATTTGAAAAAGCTTTTAAGGATTTTGAAATAGATTTTGAGATTTTAGACAATACTATAAATATAGAAAAATATTATCAAATACTTGATAAAAAATTGACCCTACTTAAAGATAACAAATTATTAGAAACAAATTATAAAATTGATTTATCTTGCACTTTTGTCCCACCAAATAACGAATATCAAAATTTTGGCATAATGGCAGCAATTGATCATATTAATGCTTTAAAAGATATTTTAAATAAATATCCTCAATTTAACACTCTACCTAAAATTTACGGGGGGGGGTCTTATGGAGGTTATTTAGCTTTAATGTGTGCAAAGATAGCTCCTTGGTATGTTGATGGAGTTATAGATAATTCAGGTGCTGCTTTACCGCCGTTAAAATATATAATTGGTAGAGATTTAAATGAAGGGGATGCTATACTAAATCACGATGAGTTAAATAGCAGAGTTTATTGCTATGTGGAAACCTATTGGCAAAGAAAAAACCCAAACTCTCCTTATTATTTTGCAGATGAAAATTATCTAATAAGAGCTTTATTAAATCAAACTCATTTAATATTACAAGCTCAAAAAAATAAAGATATAGTTTATATAAGTTATCATTCTAAAAAAGATCCCGCTACGCCAGCTGATTACAAAATTTCTATGGTAGAAATACTAAAAGCATTAAATTATGAAGTAGATTTTCATTTAATAGAAGAAAAAGACATAGATGGTAAATACATTAAAGATTTAGAACATGGATGTGGAATCTCTGATAAAGCATTATTCAATAAAGAATTGCCAAATATGTTAGAAAAATTAAAAGGTAAAGAATTTAATATAAGAGAAAATAGCATTTCTTATCCTTGTAAAGATAAAGTTTTTACTTTTAAAGATAAAGATGATAAATTTGTTTTAGAATTAAATTAA
- a CDS encoding DUF2920 family protein, with the protein MLINKTYFIDSCDDVELNIKRESKLEFRLTYDDEKEIKAIICLVNGLGDDINDDLYLSEFCSKNFDVAVLNVNYHCIGNRLKTGAEFYIDEIDKLILKTSLEAIGFNLPIDIQNINTYDEFYDVADIVNKLIEKLKKEQYFDEHYRMCLSLGFKPAKNEYQNFGIMQATDILNALLYINKNPPFKIMGGGMKNILIGASHGGYLANLCAKIAPWNIDCIIDNSSQSTLNELWRLIGFGKEIDYTTYHCVGTTQIFKNISLAVNDKTHWTSNKQSPRYFSPARKLIREILNKEHLKTQSLYPKPKYISYHSNFDQFVPLQDKEQMYNYLKELGFDIEFTKIMNQNEVDGKFIKNLEHGMGIPMKLLIKKHLPDILKEKVKDKTCKKEISYKSDDLIYTFKEKDDKILLEVNEI; encoded by the coding sequence GTGTTAATCAATAAAACTTATTTCATAGATTCTTGTGATGATGTAGAACTTAATATAAAAAGAGAAAGTAAACTTGAATTTAGATTAACTTATGATGATGAAAAAGAAATAAAAGCTATAATTTGTCTTGTAAATGGTTTAGGCGATGATATTAACGATGATTTATATCTTAGCGAGTTTTGTTCTAAAAATTTTGATGTTGCAGTTTTAAATGTAAATTATCATTGTATAGGAAATCGTTTAAAAACTGGGGCAGAATTTTATATAGATGAGATAGATAAATTAATTTTAAAAACAAGTTTAGAAGCTATAGGATTTAATCTTCCTATAGATATTCAAAATATCAATACATATGATGAATTTTATGATGTTGCGGATATTGTTAATAAGCTGATAGAAAAACTAAAAAAAGAACAATATTTTGATGAACATTATAGGATGTGTTTAAGTCTGGGATTTAAACCTGCAAAAAACGAATATCAAAATTTTGGAATCATGCAAGCAACAGATATATTAAATGCTCTTTTATATATTAATAAAAATCCACCTTTTAAGATTATGGGGGGGGGTATGAAGAATATTTTAATTGGAGCTTCTCATGGAGGTTATTTAGCAAATTTATGTGCAAAAATAGCTCCTTGGAATATTGATTGTATTATTGATAATTCTTCACAATCAACTCTTAATGAATTGTGGCGTTTAATAGGTTTTGGTAAAGAAATTGACTATACTACATACCATTGTGTTGGAACCACTCAAATATTTAAAAATATCAGTCTAGCTGTTAATGATAAAACTCATTGGACTTCCAATAAACAATCTCCGAGATATTTTTCACCAGCAAGAAAACTTATAAGAGAAATTTTAAATAAGGAACACTTAAAAACTCAAAGTTTATATCCTAAACCAAAATATATTTCTTATCATTCTAACTTTGATCAGTTTGTACCTTTACAAGATAAAGAGCAAATGTATAATTATTTAAAAGAATTAGGATTTGATATAGAATTTACTAAAATTATGAATCAAAATGAAGTTGATGGAAAATTTATTAAAAATCTAGAACATGGTATGGGTATTCCCATGAAATTACTCATTAAAAAGCATTTACCAGATATCTTAAAAGAAAAAGTTAAAGATAAAACTTGTAAAAAAGAAATTTCTTATAAAAGTGATGATTTAATTTATACTTTTAAAGAAAAAGATGACAAAATACTTTTAGAGGTCAATGAAATATAA